Genomic window (Lutra lutra chromosome 2, mLutLut1.2, whole genome shotgun sequence):
ggagtctgcttgagattctctccctctgacccttccccgtgcacatgtgcactctctctcaaataaataaataggttaaaacaacaacaacaacaacaaaaactataaatGAGCTAGAGCTTTACATAcggcaacatggatgaaactcagCATCTTAATATTCATCAAGTTAGTAAACAATAGAATAAGAAACCACATACATAAACTTCAAAAACATCTAAAACTAAACAATACACAGTCtagcagggcacctggtggctcagttagttaagtgcctgacttcggctcaggtcacgatcccaggatcctgggatcgcgccccacgtccaggctcccggctcagtggggagtctgcttgtccctctactcctctccccactcatgcacatgctcatgcgctctctctctcaaataaataaaatttaaaaatatatatacaatctaagaatatatatacacaataaaagtataaacaaaaGCAAGCAAATGATATAATTAAATGTAGTTCTCcttgaagaaggaaaggaaatgctaTTAGGAGAAGCAAGCTGTCACAGAGCACTTCAAAGGTAAAAGCCCTCTATTTGCTGAGACAGGTAAAATACAGGGGTGgtttgattttttctttaaatttttagtgTAAACGTTAGGTAACCTTTTATGTctgaaatttcttataaaatttctttttttttccttttttattttttattatttatttatttatttatttttaaagattttatttatttgacagagagatcacaagcaggcagagaggcaggcagagagagaggaggaagcaggctccccgctgagcagagagcccgacgcagggctcgatcccaggactctgagatcatgacctgaaccgaaggcagcggcctaacccactgagccacccaggcgcccctctttttcttttttttaaagattttatttatttatttgacagacagagaacacaagtaggcagagaagcaggcagagagaggaaaggaagcaggatctccactgagcaaagagcccgatgcggggctcgatcccagggccctgggatcgtgacctgagccgaaggcagaagctttaacccaatgagccacccaggcgccccacagaatttcttcttaaaaattctaTGTACATTGatcaaaataatctgaaaaatatatttatatgtgaacAAACAAtaggatataaaaaaataaattttatagtaGGGCAATAGGATTTGGGGTAGTATTTTCCTCATGTTAACGTTATCTTTAGCATCTTTTACAacaagcatatttttttttttaaagattttatttatttatttgacagagagagatcacaagcaggcagagaggcaggcagagagagaggaggaagcaggctccccgcagagcagagagccccatatggggctcgatcccaggaccctgggatcatgactcgagctgaaggcagaggcttaacccactgagccacccaggcgccccaacaacaagcatatttttttttatagcatcTTTGGTTACGATGGTGAGTACCCACCTGATCACTAAGCAAAAGCTGATTTCCTCCTTGATATAAGGTGTCACAAAGCATGTCCACATCATTATTCAGTTTGGACAGAAAGAAACAATGTTCTTGAGCAGAAACTGCCAATTGACCTTGTACTAAAGAAACatccttttttaatttctcagcCACTTCCTCCAGGTTTCCATGGgttataaataattcttttttcttattctctcctTCTAAAAGTTGATAAAgcctaaaatttgaaaataaaaattataggtgAAAATTCTCAAATCAgtacaattttcaaaattataatctTTATATTGGGTATTGGGTATCTTTGTGGATATGtaacagattaaaaatattaacctggaaaaaaattaatctgtcTACTGCTAAATCAAGCAACCAAAAACATTCCAGCTAAAATACTAACTcattacagggcacctgggtagctcagtcagttaagcttctgccttccactcaggtcatgatcccaggattcagttctgcatcgggctccctgctcagtggggagtctgcttccgcctctctctctccctctatcatgctctctcccaaataaataaaacctttaagaaaaataaaatactgggcccctgggtggctcagtgggttaagcatctgccttcagctcatgtcatgatctcagggtcctgggattgagtcctgcattgggctctctgctcagcagggggcctgcttccctctctctttctctctgcctgcctctctgcctacttgtaatctctgtcaaaaaataaaatctttaaaaaaaaggaaaaagaaaaagaaaatactatctcATTACAGAAACACACATTATAATTACTGTTACCTGCTTCCCACTTTTTCATCtcccaaattttaaatatattttttgactTTTAACTGCCATTACCCTATTTCAAACAAAGTATGTTTCAGAAATACCGCCCAAGAAAACACTGTTTTCACAGAACACGAGTATGATATAACAGAAATAGCAATGAAGTTGAAACAGAAGACCCAGGTCTGAGTTCTGGCTGTCTTTTGATACCTGCATCAGGTCAACCTCTGAGACTAAATTTTTCATGTCACATACCTATCATTCTAGGATGGTattggatttaaaagaaaaaaattaaaaacaaaatataaaacgtaaaaaaaatgtaagcaataAAGAGCTACAGAAATAGTAAACTTGCTACTTCAGTCTTATccatatttgtttaattaaattcCTAATGAATATTAGGCCACTTTAACATTTCAAACATTAATGGCAGAAAATCCTttggaacaaatggaaaaatgtgaggcagcattttctatatatttctgaCAAAAaaggtttgttctttttctttaatttcaaaaatatgtattttttaaattattttaattattttaacaagtTGCAACAGACTTCATAAAACTGGTTCAAGTCCAAGGCTGTGGATTTTGTTGTGGGATGTGACTACACAACTTCAGgggaaactattctttttttatttatttgtttattattattattttttaaagattttatttatttgacagagagagatcacaagtgggcagagaggcaagcacagagagagagaggaggaagcaggctccctgcagagcagagagcccgacgtgggactcaatcccaggaccctgagatcatgacctgagctgaaggcaaaggcttaacccactgagccacccaggtgccaggggGAACTATTCTTAACTCATGATGTCAGTGTCACCCTTTCCATGTCCCCCACctcattaataagaaaaaaaaaaaggaggggcgcctgggtggttcagtggattgtgtgtgtctgccttcggctcaggttctgatcacaggctcctgggatcgagccccacgttgggctccacattccgtgccctgctcagcagggagtctgcttctccctctgtccctctccctgcttgtgcttgctctccccctctcaaacaaataaaatcttaaaaacaaaaagaatagatGATTTTCCTCTACAACTCGAAAAAAATCAGGAGTAAGATCCAGATTGTTGAGGACTTTGACTACTTTAGTCCTCCAATTTTTGTATCCCTATACCATCAACTGGTTTGACATCCAGAAGAGGCTAGGAGGAAGCATTCATTTTCACAGATTCACCTGACCAAAAACAAAGTCagtttctgcctcttctctctgctgaCACCTTCTCTGAATGCAATCAGTTCTCTGCCTAGCAATACCGGTGTGTTTCTATTCAACACACCAAGCTGTATTCGAACTCCCTGTAGTTAAAACTCCTGCCTCAATCTCAAATAAGGCATCTAAATAATGGTGCCTAAAGGTGAGTAAGACCTTGTACAGTCACTCCACCAACCCATCCACCTCAGCTCTAAAACAGCTACTCCCAGATGGAAAAGGgagcaaaatattcaaaatgaatgaGTCGTAcgtgagaaaaatgaaagaagagaacagagggccaaaaacagagtgaaaaatgttttaaacttccacagtggggcgcctgggtgactcagtgggttaagccgctgccttcgactcaggtcatgatctcagggtcctgggatcgagccccgcatcgggctctctgctcagcagggagcctgcttcctcctctctctctgcctgcctctctgcctgcttgtgatctctgtcaaataaataaataaataaacttccaCAGTATTAGTTCAAACTTACTCTACAGTatttcacaaaaacaaaagaattactAAAGAAACAAAGATACACACCTGTGAGTAGAATAGTCCTTAGTATCAATGGTATTCCTTGGATTTATCTGCTGAGATACTAATGGGTCTGTTAGCATTTCTAATCGCTTGTGGAGCATCCTATTACTTTGACTAAGTTCTTGAACCAAATTTTCAAGTTGACGATGTATGTCCCAATGCTTTCTCAACTCAATTTCATATGATAACTGTAGAAGCTCAAAAGATGCTTTTTGCTTTATCAACTGATTTAAAACTAACTCTTGTCTTGCTGTATAACAGTCTTGTTTAGCAATCTGTAGATCAAAATCTCCCTTTACAACGGGCATATTCAATAACTGGGCATTCTCTTTTACCACAGTAggcaaatttttatcttttatatgaGAGATTTGTTCTTCGAGTTTCAGAATCTCACTCTTCAAGTTAGAAATTTTAGCATCCAAATTATCTTTGCCTAGAGCCTACACAGAAAAAGcaattacatttaaaacaataaGTATAAAGTTGAAAGTTTTAACAtaattttacttccattttagTTTATCAGATAATGTGCtaataaaaactaatttcatGTTAACAAAAGCCAAAATCACAGCTTAAAAAAGGGAAAGCGTAGGCTAAGCCAAAAGTAAACTGCTAAGTTTTAATACTATTACTACCATATATATACAGTAATGGCTACCAAAAACACACCCCCTGTAGCACAGAAATCACTGAATACAAATGTACACTAAgtttttctcaaaacaaaaattatcgggtgcctgggtggctcagtggtgggttaaagccactgccttcggctcaggtcatgatcccagggtcctgggatcgagccccacatcgggctctctgctcagcagggagcctgcttcctcctctctctctgcctgcctctctgcctacttgtgatccctatctgtcaaataaataaataaaatcttttaaaaaaaaaaaaaagtatcccagTAGCTATTCTCCTAGTCTGTCAGTTGATTTTTTAGCACTTGTAAAGAGTGACAGAACTTCATACTTTATTCTAAAGTCTGTGTCAGTAACATGAACTAACTTGGTGCTCATATTCAGTTTCAGCTATATTTTCACTCAGTTACCTAGGGGTTAAATTATCAAGGCAGCAAGCTTTCCAAGAGTCCAGCTGGATATGTGCACTATATCTATACATTCTCAACTAAAAAGTCAGGGTTTCAGTCCACTGAATTGGGTCCCGGACTTCAGCAGCACCAAACAAGGAGCAAACAAGGCAGAATACCCATAACAAAGCAACAAGGCTCTTTACCCAAACATCATAAAAGAGGGAATTTCAGTGTCCTCTGAGTCTGAACCAACACaaatttcaaattcagaaaaagtACTGTTTAAAATTAGCTACTGTAATTGggttataattactatttttgcCCTCCACTGATATGAAGATCTATTTGTATGAAACACTGACACACATCAAAACTAAGCActgaataaacacaaaataagaaaatgtaacttATCTTACATTTCTTACATTGTTACAAATGTACTTGTTTCATCCCCCTTCCTAAAGTACTGTAATATTAATACGTCTTCCATTATGAACAATAATTACTATAGGAATCCAGTCTCATTTCTCATGTTTACCTTGCTAGAGAGGCTATGAAGATTCTCCTCTGCCCACTGTATACTTGACTTCATGCTTAAATTACCAGCTTTCAAGTGAATTAACTCATGTTGAGCACAAATGTAGGCTAGCTGCAACCTTGCCATCTCTAGCCgtctctcctcaaggatttcttGATTATCACAAACAGATGGTGCTTGTATATCTAACAGttgaaaattttcttcatttgaacTTTCAACTACTTCATGTATACCGGGAAAGAACTGTTTTTTGGTATATAAGGTTAATGCGGCTGTGCTTTGCTCTTCCTGGCttagatatttttccaaggaaaacTGAGATAAAAACACCAGTGGGTTTGTCCCTTGATCCAAATTAGAATGTCTGAAGAACATCATCAATTTAGCAACTCCATCAGTAAGCGCCTGAAGTTCACTATTTATCTTAGTATTCATAGCATTCAGAATTCCTTGACTCTGCTTCAGCCTTTTAGTGGCTGCTTCTTCTTTAGCATTTAACCTCAGAGATCTGTGGCTTGTTACGGAAGCCATCAACTGGCATTTATTACGTCGCTGAATTTTTAGGTTCTTTAATTTCTGCAGAGTTTGAACCTCAATCTCTAATTTATCTAGCACTTTGTCATCCAGGGCAGATGTCTTCGAATCAGAAGTCTTACAGGTTTTAAGAACTTCATCTAATGCTGCTCCTTCTAGGATAGGCTTGCCTGATTTTTGAAGAATGCTAAAAGCTTCCAATTCTTCTTCAGACAATACATTCTGTTCATTCACATTCCCACAAAACCACTTCAGAAATGATTCATCTTCAGCAGTCTCAAACAACCAGTCAAAATCTTCCCCATTAAGAGTATCAGCTTTaggata
Coding sequences:
- the HAUS3 gene encoding HAUS augmin-like complex subunit 3, whose translation is MSCGKEFVETLKKINYPKADTLNGEDFDWLFETAEDESFLKWFCGNVNEQNVLSEEELEAFSILQKSGKPILEGAALDEVLKTCKTSDSKTSALDDKVLDKLEIEVQTLQKLKNLKIQRRNKCQLMASVTSHRSLRLNAKEEAATKRLKQSQGILNAMNTKINSELQALTDGVAKLMMFFRHSNLDQGTNPLVFLSQFSLEKYLSQEEQSTAALTLYTKKQFFPGIHEVVESSNEENFQLLDIQAPSVCDNQEILEERRLEMARLQLAYICAQHELIHLKAGNLSMKSSIQWAEENLHSLSSKALGKDNLDAKISNLKSEILKLEEQISHIKDKNLPTVVKENAQLLNMPVVKGDFDLQIAKQDCYTARQELVLNQLIKQKASFELLQLSYEIELRKHWDIHRQLENLVQELSQSNRMLHKRLEMLTDPLVSQQINPRNTIDTKDYSTHRLYQLLEGENKKKELFITHGNLEEVAEKLKKDVSLVQGQLAVSAQEHCFFLSKLNNDVDMLCDTLYQGGNQLLLSDQELTEQFHQVESQLNKLNHLLTDILADVKTKRKILASNKLHQMERELYVYFLKDEDYLKDIVENLENQSKIKAVGLED